One window from the genome of Thermoleophilaceae bacterium encodes:
- a CDS encoding SDR family NAD(P)-dependent oxidoreductase produces MRTALVTGASSGIGEATARRLDRDGWRVIVVARRADRLERLADELSDAVALPLDLTADDAPGRAAEAVGARLDLLVNNAGASWRASFEEGGWENVRRTMEVNFDAVVRLTEALLPALRASAPSALVNVSSIAGRVARARSGAYNASKFALAGWSDALRPEEKRHGVHVGLVLPGFVSTEGFPQSELTGSARTRWMVSTPEKVADAIVRAADGKAEVSVPRPWGLMPRVRYLAPGVFRRAAG; encoded by the coding sequence GTGAGGACCGCGCTCGTCACCGGGGCCTCCAGCGGCATCGGCGAGGCCACCGCCCGGCGCCTCGACCGCGACGGCTGGCGCGTGATCGTCGTCGCGCGCCGGGCAGATCGCCTCGAGCGGCTCGCGGACGAGCTTTCGGATGCCGTCGCGCTGCCGCTGGACCTGACCGCGGACGATGCCCCGGGGCGTGCCGCCGAGGCCGTGGGCGCACGCCTCGACCTGCTCGTGAACAACGCCGGCGCCTCCTGGCGCGCCTCGTTCGAGGAGGGTGGCTGGGAGAACGTGCGGCGCACGATGGAGGTCAACTTCGACGCCGTGGTGCGGTTGACCGAGGCGCTGCTGCCGGCCCTGCGCGCCTCCGCGCCCAGCGCGCTGGTCAACGTCTCGTCGATCGCGGGCCGCGTGGCGCGCGCTCGCAGCGGCGCCTACAACGCCTCGAAGTTCGCGCTGGCCGGGTGGAGCGACGCGCTGCGGCCGGAGGAGAAGCGCCACGGCGTGCACGTGGGGCTGGTGCTGCCCGGGTTCGTGTCCACCGAGGGCTTCCCACAGTCCGAGCTCACCGGCAGCGCGCGCACCCGCTGGATGGTGTCGACGCCGGAGAAGGTCGCGGACGCCATCGTGCGCGCGGCGGACGGCAAGGCGGAGGTCTCCGTGCCGAGGCCGTGGGGCCTGATGCCGCGCGTGCGCTACCTGGCGCCCGGGGTGTTCCGGCGCGCGGCCGGGTAG
- a CDS encoding ABC transporter substrate-binding protein: MRRLLPLFPAVAALALAGCGDDGASDAAERVTLGLDFTPNAVHAPVYAAVREGLDADHGVDITIRPPGSAPDSLRLLASGRADVAILDIHDLGLARERGADVVGVGALVQRPLAAIIARGDIARPRDLEGKTVGVSGLPSDPAVLRAVVEDDGGDYGEIRQVTIGFAAVASLIEGTVAAAPMFWNAEGVVLRERGVETSEFRVDDHGAPPYPEVVLVVTRETLEQRREMVEGVVRALADGTEDVLEDPEAAVRDIVEAGGGDSALVRAQVEAVAPLQTPPLRLDRSALEEWADWDVRFGILEERPDLDEAFELGLAGKEG; encoded by the coding sequence ATGCGGCGCCTCCTCCCCCTATTTCCGGCGGTCGCTGCGTTGGCACTGGCCGGCTGCGGTGACGACGGCGCCTCGGACGCGGCCGAGCGGGTGACGCTGGGCCTGGACTTCACGCCCAACGCGGTGCACGCCCCGGTCTACGCCGCCGTGCGCGAGGGCCTCGACGCCGACCACGGTGTGGACATCACGATCCGCCCGCCCGGGTCCGCCCCCGACTCGCTGCGCCTGCTGGCCTCGGGACGCGCCGACGTGGCCATCCTCGACATCCACGACCTCGGCCTGGCGCGCGAGCGCGGCGCCGATGTCGTTGGCGTGGGCGCGCTCGTCCAGCGCCCGCTGGCGGCCATCATCGCCCGGGGGGACATCGCGCGCCCGCGCGATCTGGAGGGGAAGACCGTGGGCGTGTCCGGCCTTCCCTCGGACCCCGCTGTGCTGCGCGCGGTGGTGGAGGACGACGGCGGCGACTACGGCGAGATCCGCCAGGTCACGATCGGCTTCGCCGCGGTGGCAAGCCTGATCGAGGGGACGGTCGCCGCCGCGCCGATGTTCTGGAACGCGGAGGGCGTGGTCCTCAGGGAGCGCGGCGTGGAGACGAGCGAGTTCCGCGTGGACGACCACGGCGCCCCGCCCTACCCCGAGGTCGTGCTGGTGGTCACGCGCGAGACGCTCGAGCAGCGGCGCGAGATGGTCGAGGGCGTGGTCAGGGCGCTCGCGGACGGCACGGAGGACGTGCTGGAGGACCCGGAGGCCGCGGTGCGCGACATCGTCGAGGCGGGGGGCGGCGACTCCGCGCTCGTGCGCGCCCAGGTGGAGGCTGTCGCGCCCCTCCAGACCCCGCCCCTGCGGCTCGACCGCTCCGCGCTCGAGGAGTGGGCCGACTGGGACGTGCGCTTCGGCATCCTCGAGGAGCGCCCCGACCTGGACGAGGCGTTCGAGCTCGGCCTGGCGGGCAAAGAGGGTTGA
- a CDS encoding aquaporin: protein MQDRGPAAYVAEFIGTFMLVFMITAVVSLYVVPPSPQVPVQPFIDFSVIGLVHVFVLFLIVQTLAIVSGAHVNPAVTVAFMAIRRIKPPDAAIYIVVQLAGGILGALLTKALLSDEGEAVNYGATLVSDRLEGDIFPGMIAELVGTFFLVWAYVGVLANPAGLREWAGLVIGGTLGLVVMVFAPLTGAGVNPARSFGPALVSGEFGGAGDFIVVYVLGPVIGALLAAGIYFYMFILPGHRGARGTEGTEPVG, encoded by the coding sequence GTGCAAGACCGCGGACCTGCCGCATACGTAGCCGAGTTCATCGGCACGTTCATGCTCGTGTTCATGATCACGGCGGTGGTGTCGCTCTACGTGGTGCCGCCGTCGCCGCAGGTGCCCGTGCAGCCGTTCATCGACTTCTCGGTGATCGGGCTCGTGCACGTGTTCGTGCTGTTCCTGATCGTCCAGACGCTCGCCATCGTCTCGGGCGCCCACGTCAACCCGGCGGTCACCGTCGCCTTCATGGCGATCCGGCGGATCAAGCCGCCGGACGCGGCGATCTACATCGTGGTCCAGCTCGCCGGCGGCATCCTCGGCGCGCTGCTCACCAAGGCGCTCCTCAGCGACGAGGGCGAGGCCGTCAACTACGGCGCCACGCTGGTGTCGGACCGCCTGGAGGGCGACATCTTCCCCGGCATGATCGCCGAGCTGGTCGGCACGTTCTTCCTCGTCTGGGCATACGTGGGCGTGCTGGCGAACCCTGCGGGGCTGCGCGAGTGGGCGGGCCTGGTCATCGGCGGCACGCTGGGCCTGGTCGTCATGGTCTTCGCACCGCTGACGGGCGCCGGCGTCAACCCGGCCCGCAGCTTCGGTCCGGCGCTCGTCTCGGGCGAGTTCGGCGGCGCGGGGGACTTCATCGTCGTCTACGTCCTCGGCCCGGTCATCGGCGCGCTGCTGGCGGCGGGAATCTACTTCTACATGTTCATCCTGCCCGGGCACCGAGGCGCCCGGGGCACCGAGGGCACGGAGCCCGTGGGCTAG
- the katG gene encoding catalase/peroxidase HPI, whose protein sequence is MTKSDSETSSVSESENPAIPSPTPTTHRPRTNRDWWPNQLDLSVLHQHSPLSNPLDEDFDYAEGFKSLDLEALRRDLLELMTASQDWWPADYGHYGPLFIRMSWHAAGTYRIADGRGGGGSGAQRFAPLNSWPDNASLDKARRLLWPIKKKYGQKLSWADLLVFTGNVAMESMGFKTFGFGFGREDIWEPEEIFWGSEDTWLGDERYSGDRELSGPFAAVQMGLIYVNPEGPNGNPDPLAAARDIRETFQRMAMNDEETLALIVGGHTFGKTHGAVGPEHIGPEPEAAPIEQQGLGWKNDVNGGNGAHTLTSGLEGAWTDSPTKWDNGFLANLFEYEWELTESPAGAKQWKPTNPEAEGTVPDAHDPSKRHAPTMLTTDLALKVDPGFGPIARRFYENPDELADAFAKAWYKLLHRDMGPVSRYLGPWVPEPQLWQDPVPAVDHELIGEADIASLKGTILASGLSSPRLVATAWSAAASFRGTDMRGGANGGRIRLEPQKDCEINEPAELAGALQALETIQQDFNSSQAGGKRVSLADLIVLGGCAAVEQAAQAAGHDVTVPFAPGRTDASQEQTDVESFAVLEPTVDAFRNYFRPGERFVLAHGVLERAYMLRLTAPELTVLIGGLRALGANFDGSPHGVFTDRPETLTNDFFVNLLDMGTEWTPSPDTEHVYEGRDRSTGEVRWTATAADLVFGSHSQLRALSEVYASDDVEEKFVRDFVAAWDKVMMLDRFDLR, encoded by the coding sequence GTGACGAAGAGCGACAGCGAAACCAGCAGCGTCAGCGAAAGCGAGAACCCAGCCATCCCGAGCCCGACGCCGACGACGCATCGGCCGCGGACGAACCGGGATTGGTGGCCCAACCAGCTGGACCTGAGCGTCCTGCACCAGCACTCGCCCCTCTCCAACCCGCTGGACGAGGACTTCGACTACGCCGAGGGATTCAAGAGCCTCGACCTCGAGGCCCTCAGGCGTGACCTCCTGGAGCTCATGACGGCGTCGCAGGACTGGTGGCCGGCGGACTACGGCCACTACGGGCCGCTCTTCATCCGGATGAGCTGGCATGCCGCTGGCACGTACCGCATCGCCGACGGCCGAGGCGGCGGCGGCAGCGGCGCTCAGCGCTTCGCCCCGCTCAACAGCTGGCCCGACAACGCGAGCCTCGACAAGGCCCGCCGGCTGCTCTGGCCGATCAAGAAGAAGTACGGCCAGAAGCTCTCGTGGGCGGATCTCCTCGTCTTCACCGGCAACGTGGCGATGGAGTCGATGGGCTTCAAGACGTTCGGCTTCGGCTTCGGGCGCGAGGACATCTGGGAGCCCGAGGAGATCTTCTGGGGCTCTGAGGACACCTGGCTCGGCGACGAGCGCTACAGCGGCGACCGTGAGCTCTCGGGTCCCTTCGCGGCGGTGCAGATGGGCCTCATCTACGTCAACCCAGAGGGTCCCAACGGCAATCCCGATCCGCTCGCCGCCGCCCGGGACATCCGCGAGACCTTCCAGCGGATGGCCATGAACGACGAGGAGACGCTGGCGCTCATCGTCGGTGGTCACACGTTCGGCAAGACGCACGGCGCGGTCGGTCCCGAGCACATCGGCCCTGAGCCCGAGGCTGCCCCGATCGAGCAGCAGGGCCTCGGCTGGAAGAACGACGTCAACGGCGGCAACGGCGCGCACACGCTCACTAGCGGGCTGGAGGGCGCGTGGACGGACTCGCCCACGAAGTGGGACAACGGGTTCCTCGCGAACCTCTTCGAGTACGAGTGGGAGCTGACGGAGAGCCCCGCGGGCGCGAAGCAGTGGAAGCCGACCAATCCCGAGGCCGAGGGAACCGTCCCAGACGCCCACGATCCGTCCAAGCGCCACGCGCCCACGATGCTGACGACGGATCTGGCGCTGAAGGTCGACCCGGGCTTCGGGCCGATCGCGCGGCGCTTCTACGAGAACCCCGACGAGCTCGCCGACGCCTTCGCCAAGGCGTGGTACAAGCTGCTTCACCGCGACATGGGGCCGGTGTCCCGGTACCTCGGCCCGTGGGTTCCCGAGCCGCAGCTGTGGCAGGACCCGGTGCCGGCGGTCGACCACGAGCTGATCGGCGAGGCGGACATCGCGTCGCTCAAGGGCACGATCCTCGCCTCGGGGCTGTCCAGCCCCCGGCTGGTCGCCACCGCGTGGTCGGCGGCGGCTTCATTCCGCGGCACCGACATGCGCGGCGGAGCGAACGGGGGCCGCATCCGACTCGAGCCGCAGAAGGACTGCGAGATCAACGAGCCGGCCGAGCTGGCCGGCGCGCTGCAGGCACTCGAGACGATCCAGCAGGACTTCAACAGCTCGCAGGCCGGCGGCAAGCGGGTCTCGCTCGCCGACCTGATCGTGCTCGGGGGGTGCGCAGCGGTCGAGCAGGCGGCACAGGCCGCCGGGCACGACGTCACCGTCCCGTTCGCGCCCGGCCGCACGGACGCTTCGCAGGAGCAGACCGACGTCGAGTCGTTCGCCGTACTCGAGCCCACCGTCGACGCGTTTCGAAACTACTTCCGGCCGGGTGAGCGCTTCGTGCTGGCGCACGGCGTGCTGGAGCGCGCATACATGCTGAGGCTGACCGCTCCGGAGCTGACGGTCTTGATCGGCGGCCTGCGGGCGCTCGGCGCCAACTTCGACGGATCCCCGCACGGCGTCTTCACCGACCGGCCGGAGACGCTGACGAACGACTTCTTCGTGAACCTCCTTGACATGGGCACGGAGTGGACGCCGTCCCCCGACACCGAGCATGTCTACGAAGGGCGGGATCGGAGCACGGGAGAGGTCAGGTGGACGGCTACCGCCGCCGACCTGGTGTTCGGTTCGCACTCCCAGCTGCGGGCGCTGTCGGAGGTCTACGCATCCGACGACGTTGAGGAGAAGTTCGTGCGCGACTTCGTCGCCGCCTGGGACAAGGTGATGATGCTGGACCGGTTCGACCTGCGTTGA
- the cofH gene encoding 5-amino-6-(D-ribitylamino)uracil--L-tyrosine 4-hydroxyphenyl transferase CofH gives MGRRRVTFSRNYTLSLSRTCRCYCKYCAFATHRAHLYAPDEVEGLLDDAARRGVKELLVLTGEKPEVNAGVAARLAEYGHRDFTSYVAWACERALERGMLPHTNLGVLDRDELARLREVTASQGLMLESVNPDLVVHQGSPTKHPERRLETIRAAGELRIPFTSGILVGIGEAPDERVAALEALAEVHAEHGHLQEVILQNFVPHPRYHGAEPAEIADASQQRGEHGEPAPPPAWATPISLDDMRLLVRECRRLMPDVGIQIPPNLSDWWLALVEEGATDLGGLSANGDHISPEHPFPSPHRMRKELAPRGYALTERLCVYPQYMAPEWLEQGVLDVIKVKYWSFIPRHGSGRREDRPIRRDLVPAAIAKGRDGAELSPEELTALFAETRPEAIEDMRQAADELRAELAGDLVTFVVNRNINVSNICTVGCAFCGFGQGRRSPDAYEHSEEEFASRVRDAVEFGATELCMQSGIHPEWTIEDYEGWLALARATAPELHLHAYSPMEIDHLAAERPLGEVFARLREAGLGSTPGTAAEVLHDGVRERISPNKLPVGRWVEVIEASHAAGLRSTATVMFGHVEEPWELAEHMRVVRALQERTGGITEFVPLSFIPFHTLLGRTHGIEEISREENLKHTAVFRLALGKSVRNLQASWVKMGLDAATEALRWGVNDLGGTLMEESISRMAGSYHGVMLTPDQLVAAAHAAGRPAAERTTLYDIRRTWGQVLQSNTHVGLQDLTPSC, from the coding sequence ATGGGCCGCCGCCGGGTCACCTTCTCGCGCAACTACACGCTCTCGCTGTCGCGGACGTGCCGCTGCTACTGCAAGTACTGCGCGTTCGCGACGCACCGGGCGCACCTGTACGCGCCGGATGAGGTCGAGGGGCTCCTCGACGACGCGGCCCGCCGCGGGGTCAAGGAGCTGCTGGTGCTCACGGGGGAGAAGCCCGAGGTCAACGCCGGCGTGGCCGCTCGCCTGGCCGAGTACGGCCACCGCGACTTCACGTCCTATGTGGCGTGGGCGTGCGAGCGCGCGCTCGAGCGCGGGATGCTGCCGCACACCAACCTCGGCGTGCTGGATCGCGACGAGCTCGCGCGGCTGCGCGAGGTCACGGCCTCTCAGGGGCTGATGCTCGAGTCGGTGAACCCGGACCTCGTGGTGCACCAGGGCTCGCCCACCAAACACCCCGAGCGCCGCCTGGAGACCATCCGGGCGGCGGGCGAGCTGCGCATCCCGTTCACCAGCGGGATCCTCGTGGGCATCGGGGAGGCGCCGGACGAGCGCGTGGCGGCGCTCGAGGCGCTGGCCGAGGTGCACGCCGAGCACGGCCATCTGCAGGAAGTGATCCTCCAGAACTTCGTGCCCCACCCGCGCTACCACGGCGCCGAGCCGGCGGAGATCGCCGACGCGTCCCAGCAGCGGGGCGAGCACGGCGAGCCCGCGCCGCCGCCGGCGTGGGCCACGCCGATCTCGCTCGACGATATGCGCCTGCTGGTGCGCGAGTGCCGGCGCCTGATGCCCGACGTGGGCATCCAGATCCCGCCCAACCTGTCCGACTGGTGGTTGGCGCTGGTGGAGGAGGGCGCCACCGACCTGGGCGGCCTGTCGGCCAACGGCGACCACATCTCGCCCGAGCACCCGTTCCCGTCGCCGCACCGCATGCGCAAGGAGCTGGCGCCGCGCGGCTACGCGCTCACCGAGCGCCTGTGCGTGTATCCGCAGTACATGGCGCCCGAGTGGCTCGAGCAGGGCGTTCTCGACGTGATCAAGGTCAAGTACTGGAGCTTCATCCCGCGCCACGGCTCGGGGCGCCGCGAGGACCGGCCGATCCGGCGCGACCTGGTGCCGGCGGCCATCGCCAAGGGCCGCGACGGCGCCGAGCTCTCACCTGAAGAGCTCACCGCGCTGTTCGCCGAGACGCGCCCGGAGGCCATCGAGGACATGCGCCAGGCCGCCGACGAGCTGCGCGCCGAGCTCGCGGGCGACCTCGTCACGTTCGTGGTCAACCGCAACATCAACGTGTCGAACATCTGCACGGTGGGCTGCGCGTTCTGCGGCTTCGGCCAGGGGCGGCGCTCCCCCGACGCCTACGAGCACTCCGAGGAGGAGTTCGCGAGCCGCGTGCGCGACGCGGTGGAGTTCGGCGCCACCGAGCTGTGCATGCAGTCGGGCATCCATCCCGAGTGGACGATCGAGGACTACGAGGGCTGGCTGGCGCTGGCCAGGGCCACGGCACCCGAGCTGCACCTGCACGCCTACTCGCCGATGGAGATCGACCACCTGGCGGCCGAGCGCCCGCTGGGGGAGGTGTTCGCGCGGCTGCGCGAGGCCGGCCTCGGCTCCACGCCGGGCACCGCGGCGGAGGTGCTGCACGACGGCGTGCGTGAGCGCATCTCCCCCAACAAGCTGCCGGTGGGCCGCTGGGTGGAGGTCATCGAGGCGTCGCACGCGGCGGGACTGCGCTCGACCGCGACCGTGATGTTCGGCCACGTCGAGGAGCCCTGGGAGCTGGCCGAGCACATGCGCGTGGTGCGCGCGCTGCAGGAGCGCACGGGCGGGATCACAGAGTTCGTGCCGCTCAGCTTCATCCCCTTCCACACCCTGCTGGGGCGCACGCACGGAATCGAGGAGATCTCGCGCGAGGAGAACCTCAAGCACACCGCGGTCTTCCGACTGGCGCTGGGCAAGAGCGTGCGCAACCTCCAGGCCAGTTGGGTGAAGATGGGCCTCGACGCCGCCACCGAGGCGCTGCGCTGGGGGGTGAACGACCTCGGCGGCACGCTCATGGAGGAGTCCATCAGCCGCATGGCGGGCTCCTACCACGGCGTCATGCTCACGCCGGACCAGCTGGTGGCCGCGGCGCACGCGGCCGGCCGCCCGGCCGCCGAGCGCACCACGCTGTACGACATCCGCCGCACCTGGGGTCAGGTCTTGCAATCCAACACTCATGTTGGATTGCAAGACCTGACCCCGTCCTGTTAG